In Nakaseomyces glabratus chromosome I, complete sequence, the sequence GTGCAAAAGATCGTGGGATATTTTGCTTCCACGGCATCGGACAAAAGGTTCGTTTCTTCCACAAATTGCAAAAGAGTTCCTTCCGCTTTACCAAGAGATATAGTACGGTCCGGGTTTGTCTGTGCAGAATTGCttccaaaaaaagaaagaagtggAAGAAGTCATTTTTTCAGGGATGGAAGTCCTGACCAAATTACCGGTGGTGTATGGGTGTATTCCTGACTTCTTTTCTGTGGTTGTCTTGGTATCGCGGGAGTTGAGTGGAACGAGTAAGTAAGCTGAGTAAGAATTGCGTGAGCGGTGGGGTGTTGGTTCTTAGAATGCCAGAACAATCCCTAGCATACCGGCATTTTGCAATTTTGCTTTGTTGTTTGCTCAGAGTAAGTCTTCAACTGGGTATATGGATCCTTATTTGTGAATACTACTAATATTGTCTTATTGCACAAGTTCCATTGAAAATTTCTCACAACTTTCTATCATACTACTTAAAGTATGCATTGCCTTGTATCAAATAATGCCCATTTGTTTCTGCACACTGAGATTGTGTATTATATCAATAGTAGTTTTCACTGTTGGATCGTGTGTATCTTTATTGTTGATTTCAAAACAAATAGCGTCAGAAAATATGAGTATCTTGTGAACTGTGTTGTTTTAAGTcattgatcaagaaaaacCAATAATGTTGTCTATACAAATTTACACCACAAGATTATCCTCAAACATAAAAGCAACAAACTCTTTTATAAACCATCTTTGTGGGAATATAGAGAATTATGGTGGAACCTATTCCTATTGCTGACATTTCGAATGGTAATTGAAGGTAACAGATTTGGAGTAGAGGATCGCGATAACAAGCATTATATTGTTACCTGAAAAGTTTATGTTTAAGCACAGGTAGCTGCTTAAAGAGGATAATAAGTTATTATATCATACATTACTTTGATTTTCATTTCACtagtatatttttgaatgcTCTTTCAATATCTAAAGTTATAGGTTATGTTCTTGTATGCTTTGATTGTTTCCTACACGGGCTTGCTTCAAacatatttctttcattctACCATCTAACGACAATGGCAATGTTCATCATGTGAAATGCGATCGTCTCAAAAAACGCTCCGGCATGACAATGCATGTGCATATGCTCATCATATACGTACATTCCCTGGCCGTCTGCATTTTCTCATGTAAACAAAGAACATCTAAATAGCTAACTGATGGCAGATCAGTACGGATCAGTAAATACAGTTACAACACGTTTGGATAAAATGGCAAGACTTGAATTATACCCTAGTTTATCATACTATCCATAGTTGATATGTGAGGTTTTTGAAGTTTCATTTTGCTCGGTTCATTTGGTGTTTTAAGATATTTGAAGATACAATCCTCAGCCAATGACCCAAATGATATATTCAGAATGTGGAATAGAAGGACTATTGATTGATGAATCCTCATGTGTAACAGAAATCAGCTGATTTTAGAACAGGCTACAACAATAATGGATTTGATTTGGCCTGTTGCATAATAGCACAAAGAGACTTAGATTGAACACCTTTATGATCGGATTGAATGAAACattagtttttgaaaaagagTCATTAATGATGCTAAGCACCTAATTGaggaaaaaatattgtttttatgGATCTGTTTAGAGTCTTTGCTTGCTGCTTCAAGAACTGGTATTCGTAAGAGTAACTCTGGTATTCACCCCTATCATGACAAGTGAGTGGTTGAAGAATACACGGCTGAATTACCAGTTAACATTTTGTCGTCGATATTGTTGCTACTAGAGATAGACATGCCAAATatgtatttttgaaaagcaACTAATCATGAGAGTTCTGAGTAATGGTTGTATGAAAGCTTGCTCACTACCGGAACCTTATTTGTAAAAGTTTCTTCCCTATCGTTGCTGTCCCTCAAATAATTCGACTCTACAATATCCATCGTCATGCTATAGTGTAATCTGTTTTCAGGAAAGCTTTGATTGAATAAGCCCAATGTGGTATACTTTTGTACAGCTGTATGGttttgaataaaaattgAATGGGGTAATTTATATCcaaatgatgataatgaggGGATGTCGGATATGTTTCTGATAAACTAGTTAGAAGTTAAAATGTGAAACTCATAATATGATATTCATACAATCGAGTATTGGAATTCCAGAGTCCAGTGTTACAAGTGTGATGTATGATCAGATGACTTTGTCGAATTTTGAGCTTCCTAACAATTAATGTATCCCATTGCATTTTTATTCAACTTTGTATATCAATTAATGGGATTACCATGAATAACAACAACGTCCTAAAGTTAcaccttcttcaaaaagGCTCAGATTAGATCAATAGTTGGCTGGAAAAACCAGCATAATAATTGTGGGCTAATTCTTTTGCAAACAGCACAAGTAATCTTATACAGCTTGTGATGATAGTATTTAAGATCCTATATATATGGATAGTAAAGGATACTAAATTGAATGTTTTTGGTTTCTAGGATTATGAATATTTTGGCGGCCATTAAGTGTTGCTCACAGAAGTTTGATTGGTCTGACTTTCCAGCCAGGTTCCAGaatttgtttttcaatCTACTATATTGAAAGGGTTTTATATGGGACTGGTGGTGGTGCGATTCTAATGTCTTCCTGAAAGGAATCTGATTTCACACTAAGCAGATACAACAACTGAATTGACGCAGTTTGATATCCCAAATTTAGGAACCAAGGAAGTCTTGTGCGAATGTAATAAAGATTTAGGAGTACAAAGAGGAATATCATTTATTACTTAGTGTTActaaagaaatataattgGCTATTTGGTGCTGTTAAAGACACATAATGGTAATAATGTTATATCAGGCATATTGCTGTCATTATTATCGTTAATATTATCAGGTAGGTACTGCTCACTGGTAGAAGGGTGATTGATGAAGCTTGTAGTTGGTACTCTATTGGTTCACTTGATATGgctgatgaaaatgaaatggatTTAACAGTTGTGTACATTTCTCCTGATTCTTCTGTTTTTCTGGCGTTTTGGGGGGAAGTATCAAAACTTGAACAGGGTGTAATGTCTGTATTTTTGGTGGCAAAATTGCGGTAATTTGAATGAGAATGCGAAGTCAGTACATCAGAATAGAAAGACGTATCTAAATGGATAATAACTGTTTCAGGTCTAGAATGTTCCGTTTGTAGTGTGACGATATTACTGGAAGTTGTATCAGTTTGTGGAACTAGGGTTCTTGTAGTTCTGGTTCTTGTAGTTCTACTATTTAATGTCCTATATTCCGAGAATTTAGGTGTTTCAACTACAAACACTGTTTCTGGTGTCTCACGATTGTCAGGTCCCGTAATACAGGTGGTGTAGGTAGAAATGGTGGTGATAGTTGACACAGATCCTGGGACATAAGTTGTTGAGGCAGTAGGAGTGATTATGGTAGATGTGAAGAAAGAACTGGACGATTCTGGGTCCTGAGGTGTTTCAACTACAAACACTGTTTCTGGTGTCTCACGATTGTCAGGTCCCGTAATATAGGTGGTGTAGGTAGAAATGGTGGTGATAGTTGACACAGATCCTGGGACATAAGTTGTTGAGGCAGTAGGAGTGATTATGGTAGATGTGAAGAAAGAACTGGACGATTCTGGGTCCTGAGGTGTTTCAACTACAAACACTGTTTCTGGTGTCTCACGATTGTCAGGTCCCGTAATATAGGTGGTGTAGGTAGAAATGGTGGTGATAGTTGACACAGATCCTGGGACATAAGTTGTTGAGGCAGTAGGAGTGATTATGGTAGATGTGAAGAAAGAACTGGACGATTCTGGGTCCTGAGGTGTTTCAACTACAAACACTGTTTCTGGTGTCTCACGATTGTCAGGTCCCGTAATATAGGTGGTGTAGGTAGAAATGGTGGTGATAGTTGACACAGATCCTGGGACATAAGTTGTTGAGGCAGTAGGAATAATTGTGTTAAATGTTGATACTGAACTTGCAGTAGATGACGGATTTGTTAGCGGTATATCTGTTGAGGAACTGTTAGAATAGAAACTGGACGATGATGAAATGGATGAATCTCCTGGTGAAATGTATGATTGTGAAGGTGATGGTACTATATTAGACGAAGCAAAAGTTGATGGGCTAGTTGATAGAGTTTGTGAATATGTGATGTTTGATGTCTCAATTGTTGAAACACTACTAGATGGGATTTCTGTTACTGAGATGCTTGAAGGCCAAACAGAAGATGAACTTACTGAGGAGGAGGGTATATGTGAATTAGAGGGTGATTGTGGGTCTTCAGGGGTCTCGACAACAAACACCGTTTCTGGTGTGTCACGATTATCAGAACCTGTAATATGAGTGACATAAGTCGAAATTGTTGTTGTATCAGTTACGGGCCCTGGGGTATATGTAGTTGAAGCGGTAGCGACAATTATCTCCGAAGATTCTGTCTTTACGCAGGAGTTTGCTATTGGGTCATAAAATCCATCACTACAGTAAATAGAAGTGGAAGAGCTTGGGCAAGGTACCTGGATATGGAATATTGTCGAAGTCACTGGTATGTTAGGTGATTCTATGGATTCTGTGATGTATTCCGTTGAATAAGTAATTGCTCCTGATACATTACCACATTCGGTTTCATAAGAAATGTGGGCAGGGCATCCCTCAGATGAATCTGGTATATTAAAGAGATAACCGGAGAAGTcgtttatttttgtattggATTCATCGGTAGTAAAATACATATTCAGCGCACCTTTAAAGTCCCTATTATTGTAAAACATTCTTATTGGGTAGTATATATTAGCATCCAAATTGACTGTAAGTGTATTTTGTTGTGTATCTGAGCCCCATAGGGCATAAGCCTGGTAATTTCCAAAATCATCTATTGTATCTTGTTGCTGGCAGCAATCAAATGCATTTCCTGCTCCAAAGTTGAGGAATAATAAATCATCCGCAAATATTGTAAATGTATGTTTCGCTGTAACTTTCGGTTTGAAATATCCATAGAGAAGCATTGTAAAGTTTGATAATGTGAATTGCAATGGGTAATTATAATTCTGTGGAAGTTGTCCTTTTGATGGTACACATGATCTGGTAGGGTTGAATTCAAAATCTAAGATACCGTCTATCCCATTCACTTTAGCAAATCGATTGTGTGTTTTATAGCCTGTACGGGGATAATTTACATCTAGATATGATGGGTCCCAGCATTGGCctttttccattttctttAGTGTACTGGTGTTGAAATAGCTTTGAATACTTTGCGGGTGAATATAACTATAGTTATATAGTTCCATAGTCAAGCCTCTATTATAAAGTCCATGATTTGGTGAGCATCCAGAGGGAAAATTATTGATTGTGCCCTCGAATGGGTTCGGAATACCAACCTTAGCATGAACAAAATATGCAAATAGAAAAACAGTCAGAATATTAATACTGTTCATGATTTTTAATTCAATATCTTAGTTTTATTCTAATTAGTTTAAAAAAGAACTATTGACAAAGTTGGAAGATTTCTAATCAAAAATGAACTAAAATATTCTGAAAGATAATGCATCCTATATATAAGTTTGTGATatgaaaaaatagtataaaTATTGAGTGTGAGTTTGAAATGGGGCAAAGTGAATTGCTTTCAAGTCTCCTAATTGAATACTGAGatcaatttttgatttattataattttatcGGTATTTGTTGCTTATTAAAAAGTAGCTATATTTTTAGATATGATTTTTTCATAAACTGAATTAAAATGACAAAAGCTGCTTAGATATTTGGGGCGCTTTTTTCTTGTCGGTTTGGCATGTCATATTAATGCTATCTAATTGGCATGTTGGATGGTACATTTTACAGAAAAACTAAGAAAAAAGCAAGGCATACCATCTCATTAAAACCTTAAAGGAACTGCCGCACAGTAATATAGTCGAAAAAATCAGATATTTTTGCTAAATATGTGCAGAGGTAAATATTGCTCGCACTCATTAGAAGTTCATGGAAGGTTGATATCAGAACgaattcaaaaatagattaattttttgaattcatGCACCAGAGCTATGGGCTGCAGAATATCATGGTTGTACATGACAATACCTTTAAATTTGGAATTACTTTTCAACATCTAGTAAAATTAGTTTGGATTCTGTCTTGGTTATTTAGGGACTACAATGGAGATCAGGAGGCAGTGAGCACTCCTTTGTGGAGCCAAGAAAAGGTCTGGAGTAAATTAGAGATATGATGAAGTATTCTTAGTTGGCCAAAAAATAGCCAAAATTTTGACTACCGCCCTAATCTAGGTTGTTAAGTTAAATATGCGCATAGTTCTTAGAGTAGTAGTATAGGTAAGATTGCAAAACTATTAAATAATGTGTGTTGGGTTGTGCTACATACGGAAATAAATGGTTGTGAAAAACTTTCTTTCACTACAAACGTGTGGGTCCGTCTTGGGTTCTGATTCTCGAGCATTACATTTTTAGATTAGTAAATGTATCAATAGATATGTTGATCTTCACTCATAAAATTGCCTTCTTTTCACTGATATATGCAGGTATGTCTAGAAATACGACTTTCAATTATTGGTACAAGGATTTTCTGGTCTTATTTAGTTATGGTTCTCTTGGTGTAGTAAGTAAGCTTTTTTTGTTACTACTACGCAACAGCGAGTCgttgattttatttcttttttttccttgaCAGaatggaaaagaaaagctgTTAGATATTTTTAGCATGATATTTTAAAATAGGTGTActatatctttttttgtctATTTTTAGGCTTTTTGACTTCCATTCATGAGTGTATTTGTCAGGTTAAGAAACTTAACATAGTGACTAAAACTTCCTCATAATGCCTTGTCTAAATTTAATGCCTGCGCCAGATTTCCATTGCAAAACTGCAAATGTTGCGCATATCCTTTACATTACTGTGTTACCGTGGTTTTCAGTATTAGCAAATGCGAATGCAAagcatatatatacatttttaATAGAGGCATCTTGAGTTTCAAGAAAGTTGGAGTGTTAAAACTATTATTAATAGACATGATAGTGATTCAGAACGGTAAACAGTGAAAAATGTCATCAATGCTGGTACGGTAAAGCAGGGATATTGTATAGTGtaaatttgttattataaTAGCCTGCCTTTATTTAATACTGCAAATAAGCAGATGAAGTAGTCTCATCTCTTACTCAAGCCTTTGTTAATATGACTGATAATGGATGAATGGTGAAGGCATTATGGAAGTCTATTGTTCACAGTTCAATGTCATATAGATTATATGAAATCGGAAATATCAAAGCTTCGGTTATTGAACAATATTCGCACCACTGATCCTAAATTACTTTTTAATGTTATGTTTACGGTTGAATCCGCAATATTTGCAGTTTAGATGACTATTATCTCATTACTAATAGATATTTTGCAATTGGAtcgtttttttttcacttatGATTTGTGGCGGCTTCATTCTATTTTAAACCAGTGTCTTGAGAAGTTGTCATTTAAGCGTCGTTCTTATCAGTTGGAATTTTAATCGTTACTTGGAAGTTTGCTACAAGCattaatttatatttgCTTTTATTTCTGAGGGAAATAGTATGAGGCATTTGTACCAAATAGCATGCGGGTATACTTTGATCATCTATAGCAGTTATTAGAATGAATATTCTGACTTAACTGCTGAAGTTCACGTACTTATTCTATAGGCAAACATTATATGTTGATGAATCAGACCCCGCGTTTTAAAATCTTCTACTTACCGATCAATGGGACTTTGATGGCATCGATGTATAGCaaattttatataaaaaagaaattaaaagatTTGCTACTTAATTACATAAATGACAACGTATgagaaagaataaaaatgaatCCATGACAAAAACAGTTTTGTTGTACATTAGTAAagtttaaaaaaagaatatacaTGATTGagatttcattcaaaaGAGAACATATTATCTTTAATTTTGCTTCTACACTCAAAAAAGTATGGGTATACCTACTTCTCATAGACTATCCTATGCTGATTAACATCGTAAATGCAATGAATAAGAGGGTACTAAATTGATAAGATAATATTTCTAAAACTCTCTTAGTAATACTAATCTATTGAGCTTGAAATTCCACACTGTAGAGAGTTATTTTCGGCTCCTAAATTAATAGGCTTTCATATCTTTTACTTATCGTCGAGTAATTGATCTATAGTGCGTTGTAGAGATTTAGGGGAGGTTAAACTAGAGTATCGATGGCGTACTCTGCCATGTTTATCaaccaaaaatttttcaaaattccATCTTATTACCTTCAGGCCTATTTGTGATGGCatctcattcttcaaatacGTGTAGACAGGATCAGCATTAGGTCCATTCACCTTGATTTTCTTTAGGATTTTGAATGAAACACCATAATTGGACAAgcaaaatttttgaattacTTCATCGTTTTCAGGCTCTTGTTGGCCAAACTGATTGCATGGGAATCCTATGATTTTCAGTCCTCTGTAACTGTATTTTTCATGCAGGTACTGTAGATCATTGTACTGTGGTGTGAAGTTACACTTAGAAGCAACATTTACTATTAGTACAACTTGGCCTTTTAGGTTACTGAACGGAAACTCATTATTATCCTTATCATGTGGACTTAGATCATAAAAACTGCTTTGGCTATCCATATCTGTATCTAGGTATTTATATCTAGCACAAACAATACAATTCTTTGGACTTCATATGTATAAACTAGCTCAACAGTTGGTATTAATAATTTGTATAGTGTACTGAGGTATAACTTAATTTGATGGCAGCAGTTATGGCATAACTGTATTTACATTTAATGTGGATTTGATCAAGTAATCCTGttttaaatgaaatgaTCTACAAAGTCTAAATCTCTTCAGAAGTGCCGGTGgggtttttttttttttttcttttttcctctttttttGCAGGTTGTTACAACAGCTGTTAGATATAACGAACAATTTAAATAGTACATGTTGAATTGTAAGCAGAATATTGTACtttatatcaaaatactTGAATTGAGATGGTTAGTAATTTTCATGGTGAAAGGATCTCAATAGCCACCAACACTCTCAGGGAATTGTTATAGTAGAATGTATCAACtggtatttcttttatgaataataaaaaaagctGTGTAGCATATGTTTAAGCGTAGTAGGTCCATAGTATTGCGATTATATTGACATATGCAATAACCAGCTATCACATTACTCATATACTGaattgtatttttatatagTGCAAAGGATTCTCGAGTGTTTTCTATACGTTGCTCTAAATTAACTTGATGCAAGATGTTCTTAATTGATGAGGAAGCAAGAGTTCAGTTCTTTAAAAGCTTTTCTATTGTTTCATTCAAAGTTGATGGCTTAGTTAATGATGAAGCTCTTAAAACAACATTACCTTGTCGATCTATTAGAAACTTCTCAAAATTCCACTTTATACCCTTCAGACCTAGCATTCCTGGCTTTTGTTCTTTGATATACTTGAAGACAGGGTCTTCATATGGACCATTGACGtcaatcttcttcattattgGGAAAGTAACCTTGTACTTAGAGGAACAAAATTTCTGAATTTCGGCATCGCTGCCCGGCTCTTGATGACCAAATTGATTACAGGGGAAACCTAATATTTCGAAACCCTCGTTCTTATATTTCTGATACATGTTTTCTAATTCGATATATTGAGGTGTAAAACCACAGTTTGAGGCTGTGTTTACAATGAGGACAACCTTACCTTTTAACATCTCAAAAGGATAGATATTCCCTTGGCCATCAACTGGGCGCAATTGGTGAAATGGTGACATTGACATGGCCCTATTTGCTTGTACAGTTTGTCTGCTATTCTTCAAAGGGTTGATGATCGTTTTAATCATAAGTGATCGCCAAATAAAGACACTTGGTGATATTGactttcagtttctttcaGTTCTGTACTAGTTGATTTTGGTACAACTAACGTGCTAGTGTATCTAGATATTTTGAGTTCACCTACGAAGTCCCGATTtcatttaaattttttgtatgTCATGGGCTATGCTATTTATTTCAAGTTATTTATTAAGTCAGCAAGTTTGGCTAATGGCATTCGGTAATTCAGATGCTCTATATATTTGGGGTGtactatattatttatcGTTAACTGTTACAAATCTGCAGCACACACATTTAATCGTGGAGGATCAGCATACGGTACATATATGCCAAGAGTGATACAGAAGTTCTCTTTTTGATTACCGTTAAAAATGTAAATTACGTCAAACTAATCTTTCTCCCTCGTTATAACCAGTTAATGTCATGTCCCTAGATTTTGGTGCATATTCCTTGAAACTACCGTTGTTTTTGCATTTACAATCGTACAGGTACTTCCATCCATTGTTTAATGAAACAAGCATGTTTAGAATATAATTATTTCCATAGCCAACGGATGTAAATTGCCAGctctaattttttatagtttTATGAGGTATAGAATGGTCTAATGATTTCAAGTTTTAGAAACTAGTTTATTGTTCCTCAAGTAATAGCAGACAACCATCGATGTTTTCCTATAGCATGAAAATCAGCGCAGTCCGCCGGCATATAAGAAATACGCAATATTagaatttttcttgttaGCGTTTGTTTTGTTAGTGTTTTTCTGGCATTGATAAATGTTCAATAGGGACATTGTTAAGTGATCTCTCATCTGGCACATGCCTATTCTCTAGGTTTGAAAATTCATTTTCTATATAATGAATGGAGTCCTCTGTAATTTCACGGAATACCTCCAATATCCAATATAGCGTTCAATATACAAAGAGCCCACAATCGTAATTAAATGATCGTTAAAAGTTTTATTAAAAGACAAAagcatatatataaaattaaaatg encodes:
- a CDS encoding glutathione peroxidase (CAGL0I00264g~Has domain(s) with predicted glutathione peroxidase activity and role in oxidation-reduction process, response to oxidative stress; mass spectrometry data support an N-terminal extension of this ORF), whose protein sequence is MIKTIINPLKNSRQTVQANRAMSMSPFHQLRPVDGQGNIYPFEMLKGKVVLIVNTASNCGFTPQYIELENMYQKYKNEGFEILGFPCNQFGHQEPGSDAEIQKFCSSKYKVTFPIMKKIDVNGPYEDPVFKYIKEQKPGMLGLKGIKWNFEKFLIDRQGNVVLRASSLTKPSTLNETIEKLLKN
- a CDS encoding glutathione peroxidase (CAGL0I00242g~Has domain(s) with predicted glutathione peroxidase activity and role in oxidation-reduction process, response to oxidative stress) — translated: MDSQSSFYDLSPHDKDNNEFPFSNLKGQVVLIVNVASKCNFTPQYNDLQYLHEKYSYRGLKIIGFPCNQFGQQEPENDEVIQKFCLSNYGVSFKILKKIKVNGPNADPVYTYLKNEMPSQIGLKVIRWNFEKFLVDKHGRVRHRYSSLTSPKSLQRTIDQLLDDK
- the EPA23 gene encoding EPA23 (CAGL0I00220g~Putative adhesin-like cell wall protein (adhesin cluster I); predicted GPI-anchor), which encodes MNSINILTVFLFAYFVHAKVGIPNPFEGTINNFPSGCSPNHGLYNRGLTMELYNYSYIHPQSIQSYFNTSTLKKMEKGQCWDPSYLDVNYPRTGYKTHNRFAKVNGIDGILDFEFNPTRSCVPSKGQLPQNYNYPLQFTLSNFTMLLYGYFKPKVTAKHTFTIFADDLLFLNFGAGNAFDCCQQQDTIDDFGNYQAYALWGSDTQQNTLTVNLDANIYYPIRMFYNNRDFKGALNMYFTTDESNTKINDFSGYLFNIPDSSEGCPAHISYETECGNVSGAITYSTEYITESIESPNIPVTSTIFHIQVPCPSSSTSIYCSDGFYDPIANSCVKTESSEIIVATASTTYTPGPVTDTTTISTYVTHITGSDNRDTPETVFVVETPEDPQSPSNSHIPSSSVSSSSVWPSSISVTEIPSSSVSTIETSNITYSQTLSTSPSTFASSNIVPSPSQSYISPGDSSISSSSSFYSNSSSTDIPLTNPSSTASSVSTFNTIIPTASTTYVPGSVSTITTISTYTTYITGPDNRETPETVFVVETPQDPESSSSFFTSTIITPTASTTYVPGSVSTITTISTYTTYITGPDNRETPETVFVVETPQDPESSSSFFTSTIITPTASTTYVPGSVSTITTISTYTTYITGPDNRETPETVFVVETPQDPESSSSFFTSTIITPTASTTYVPGSVSTITTISTYTTCITGPDNRETPETVFVVETPKFSEYRTLNSRTTRTRTTRTLVPQTDTTSSNIVTLQTEHSRPETVIIHLDTSFYSDVLTSHSHSNYRNFATKNTDITPCSSFDTSPQNARKTEESGEMYTTVKSISFSSAISSEPIEYQLQASSITLLPVSSTYLIILTIIMTAICLI